One Rosa chinensis cultivar Old Blush chromosome 3, RchiOBHm-V2, whole genome shotgun sequence DNA window includes the following coding sequences:
- the LOC112193972 gene encoding probable trehalose-phosphate phosphatase H isoform X1 produces the protein MRKPLKEECFSPMVLSAPTVASSEVVLSPTVRWYGTLDVSHLMCGTKESKKLQHPSALAMFEQIIGASQGKQIVMFLDYDGTLSPIVEDPDRAFMSDSMRKTVKNLASEWKMQRQGLRILMKSVE, from the exons ATGAGAAAGCCACTCAAG GAGGAGTGTTTTTCACCAATGGTTTTATCAGCTCCAACAGTGGCAAGCAGTGAAGTGGTGCTTTCCCCCACTGTAAGGTGGTATGGAACTTTGGATGTATCACACTTGATGTGCGGCACTAAAGAAAGCAAGAAA CTGCAGCATCCATCTGCCTTGGCCATGTTTGAGCAAATCATTGGAGCTTCCCAAGGCAAGCAAATAGTCATGTTTCTTGACTACGATGGCACTCTTTCGCCCATAGTCGAAGACCCAGATCGAGCTTTCATGTCTGATTCT ATGAGGAAGACGGTGAAAAATCTTGCTAGTGAGTGGAAGATGCAGAGACAAG
- the LOC112193972 gene encoding probable trehalose-phosphate phosphatase H isoform X3 gives MRKPLKEECFSPMVLSAPTVASSEVVLSPTVRWYGTLDVSHLMCGTKESKKLQHPSALAMFEQIIGASQGKQIVMFLDYDGTLSPIVEDPDRAFMSDSMRKTVKNLASEWKMQRQGERD, from the exons ATGAGAAAGCCACTCAAG GAGGAGTGTTTTTCACCAATGGTTTTATCAGCTCCAACAGTGGCAAGCAGTGAAGTGGTGCTTTCCCCCACTGTAAGGTGGTATGGAACTTTGGATGTATCACACTTGATGTGCGGCACTAAAGAAAGCAAGAAA CTGCAGCATCCATCTGCCTTGGCCATGTTTGAGCAAATCATTGGAGCTTCCCAAGGCAAGCAAATAGTCATGTTTCTTGACTACGATGGCACTCTTTCGCCCATAGTCGAAGACCCAGATCGAGCTTTCATGTCTGATTCT ATGAGGAAGACGGTGAAAAATCTTGCTAGTGAGTGGAAGATGCAGAGACAAG gagaaagggattag
- the LOC112193972 gene encoding probable trehalose-phosphate phosphatase H isoform X2 produces MRKPLKEECFSPMVLSAPTVASSEVVLSPTVRWYGTLDVSHLMCGTKESKKLQHPSALAMFEQIIGASQGKQIVMFLDYDGTLSPIVEDPDRAFMSDSMRKTVKNLASEWKMQRQGIRRY; encoded by the exons ATGAGAAAGCCACTCAAG GAGGAGTGTTTTTCACCAATGGTTTTATCAGCTCCAACAGTGGCAAGCAGTGAAGTGGTGCTTTCCCCCACTGTAAGGTGGTATGGAACTTTGGATGTATCACACTTGATGTGCGGCACTAAAGAAAGCAAGAAA CTGCAGCATCCATCTGCCTTGGCCATGTTTGAGCAAATCATTGGAGCTTCCCAAGGCAAGCAAATAGTCATGTTTCTTGACTACGATGGCACTCTTTCGCCCATAGTCGAAGACCCAGATCGAGCTTTCATGTCTGATTCT ATGAGGAAGACGGTGAAAAATCTTGCTAGTGAGTGGAAGATGCAGAGACAAG ggattaggcgatattag